Genomic DNA from Corylus avellana chromosome ca4, CavTom2PMs-1.0:
CGGCCTACCCACTTGACTAGTCATGACTTACAAGGCTATAGAGTAGATGATAAAgccccctccctttttttttcttcagtgtACGTCCTaaattgctttatatatatatttttttaaatatgagattctcatattctaaaatttgaacaatttattTCCATTAACAGTTTAAACAAATGCAtgagtttatgaattttatCTCAATAATTCACACATTTATTTaaactattaaataaaataaagtgtaaatatattataagtcatTGAGTCAACTtgccaaaactaaaaaaatctctaagcctttttttttttttttttttttcttgactttttACTCCTTGGATTAATCAAATTGCCAATAACATTCCTGTCATCAAAATTGTATAACCATCGTTAATCTCAATCAAAACACTTTGTTTTGCCGCATCAacataataatgttttattaatttaatttaaaaattgaatattaaaaagaaaattgaaggggtaGCTAGCGTTGGGGTTGTCGCCCCCCAACCCCCATGGGGGTGGGCAAGGGGTGGTTTGCTcacccttggggtggcttccggccacccctaaggcTTAGGGGTGGCCCCAAACCACCTAAAATTGGCTAGCGGCTACCCCATGGGTAGTTGGGGGGTGGCCTGCAAACCCCCAATGGGTTAGGGGTTGGCCAGGGGTGGCAGTCCCACcactggccaccccttcaaattttttttaatatttaatttttaaattaaattaataaagattaGGAATATAAGGGATCAGAAGTCTAGTAAAAGTAGGTGTGCTGATCAGAAGCGCGGTTGTTGTGCCCGTGTTTCTAAAGTATTTTAGGAATATAATAATCGAAAGggtgaattattttatttaatatcatttgaATTGGTAATTCATCTACAAGTCTGCTTCTATTCCCGTCTACTTTTTATTTGATTCAGAAAGCAAAAGCCGGAATTAGAGGATCTTTGAGGGTGTGGGGCTAAAAATGGCTGTGCAAAGCATTACGAATCCTTTCCTTACGAAATCAGTGTTGCCGGCGATCTCCTCCTCGTTTTCTTCAACACGCAACAACAGTAATGAGTTGGGAGTTGCTAAAGTTGGGGCGCAGGGGAGGGGGATTAACAGGGGAGGCCGTACGGATGCTCTGGGGCTTGTTGTATGTGCTTTGGACCGTAGCAATGGGAGCAAAAGCGGCGGCAACGATGGGGCTAAGAAGGGAGGCGTGCCGAATTCGAATTATGTGGTGCCGCTGGACAAGTCATTTACCCCAACAAACTCATCCTGCATCACTCGCCCTCTGGTTGAGATTCTCCGAGACCTTAACAAGAGAATCCCCGACAATATCATCGAGACTACTCCTACTCCACCTCATAATGACAACACTGCGGCCACCACCTTCATCCCCTGGTAATTCCACTCATTTTAGATTACTAGAATTATCATTTCTCCGTCCCCCCAATAATTTAGCAAATAATAATAGATATCAGTCTCTTGATGGTTGATCTGATACAATTTTTTGGTGATCTGATGATGCCCGTCTGTAGGTATCATGCCAATCGGATGTTGAGCTTCTACGCCCCTGGTCTGTCTATTTCGTCCTTACCTTTCTTTACCAACTAATTTTATTTCGCGTATCTACATATATTTGCAGCAATCTTCAACAAGTCTTCGACCATCATATGAATTTTTACCTTGTATTAATCTTTCTCACTCTACACCCTTTGATTCTTGAGCAACCCCACTACCTTCTGAATCTCCTTAAAGTTGCGTAATTATGTACTAGACAGCGCTCGGCGCCgttaaatttcattttctgGCAAGTtgcatttaatgaaaaaaataatatggccTCCCAAATTCATCCTTATGGCTTTTCATCCGGGAAACGGTGCCACTACTGTGAGATTTATTCAGAGTTTCTAGAACTTATCATGCTATTTAAGATTTGTTAGTGGAGAAATGCCACCCATATTTCACGTGTTCACTCTCAAACGTGGTagtaaaaattaccattggatgcTACTCATACTTTCACTTGTTATTTCATCCAATGGTGATTTATACCATCACGTTAGAGAGTGAGCACCTGAGAGTGAATACTTGGGAGTATGTGTAGCACTCATCTCCTTATTTTGATGTAGGTTGCAACTAGTTTACTAGCTTATAATCCATAGAAACACAATTTGGTGTTCTTGACTATTTTTAGATACATGTATTTCTAAATCTTCTTAGCTGTTAACACCTTTTTGGCAGGATGGTGTGGAGAGATACGTGATGTTATATTTTCTGACAATGGAAGTGTGACTGTGGTTTATCGTGTCACCATTCGGGGATCTGATGGAGAGGTGTGATTTTATCTCTAGTAATCTATGTATTCTGCATATGGCTACTAGTAAACAAAACTAAGAATACATTCATATCTGACATACTCATATCTCTAAACGtttgcttattttttatttgtctgTCTCAAAACTATTGCTTCCTTCACTGCTATTTTATCTTGTATCATAGATGCCATTAGAAATCAAACCTGCCTAGTTACGTCCAAAGTTTTTGTTTATGATGTTTGTTTGagacaataattaaattaagttGTTGTACCCGCACAAAATACAATTCTCGAGTGATTTCATGTCACTTTTCTGTTTAAAAGACCGGGTTTATGAGAAAGAGCAGTAAGTATCAGTCACATACTTGGCTTGATCATCTCCATTCTTCAGTCTTTTCTtggtatatataaaatatattttaaagagAAGGGTAAAGCCAAGTGCATGGCAATTGGGAAGTATAAGAAACGAAAAATATCAATATGgggtttgaagtttgaacctACGTGATAAGAAGCATGGTTGGGAAGCTAGAGTAGACCGTTAGGCTTGTAGGGGATGTATACTGGAAAAGTGATACACAATTGCCAAGGAAAACGTGTAGGTGAATCACCAAAGAGAGGGTAGAAAATTAGAGATTTGAGTTATCTTCAAATATGTATAATCAACTAAGAATCTGCTAGCAAGATATTTTTAGGGGGTTGTTAATTGGAACTTCTGGGGCCTTGTTTTAGAGAAAGTTCAAATCGAAATATGGTCATGTTTAGGATTTTAAGTGGGTGCCATTTAGATCTGCTAATTCTAGAGTGAAGTTAGTGTTGTACATTGAGAAGGTATTGCCCTACTTTGCTGGGAAGCTTTAGTGGTATTGTAGTTGTTTGAAATGGGATGGTGGTAGCTAATAGGGAGGTTTTTATTGTCTTTAAGAATCAATGGAATCATGTAAGCCCTTCACGATTCATTTTTTATAGCTTATTTGGCTATTTAAGGGATTAAATGCTATAGTTCTTTCGTTGTAACATGATTACAGCTTTCAAATTGGCTGTTGCTACTTAATCAGTCTTATTGACTCCTGTTCTATTAAGAGAGTTGGTCTTGCTTCTTTATAATTTAGTGGTCTTCTTCTTGAGATTTTCCTTCAACATAAGAAGAAGTATCTTTCAGTCATGATTAAATATCATACTTCTGTTATGTAGTAAGTTTTGGTATGAATATGTTCTCAATTTTGATTGTGGTTGACAAGGTCTTTTAGGGCCATGTGCTATGTCGGATCCAAGGCTCCAAGCCATCAGCTAAATAGCAAGTTGTTGACCTTGTTTAGCGGTTATTGTTTGGACGGGTATTTCAATGtaataattttcattcatgcGAAACTAGGGGATCCCTTTGATGCAAGAGTTATGAGATGATTCAAAAATTCGTCTTCGGTGAGAGGGGATGGTGGCAGTGTGTGGTGCAAAGGAGTAGTGGAGGTGGTAGTAGTAGTTTGAAAAAGTGGGGGTAAAAGAGAGGGGAGGAAGGCACAAGCTTGGtccaaaaaatgatttatacCTCAACAAAGCATGAGCCATTTTCTATCTCTTTAGCTCTGGATTACAGGAATAAATTTGGTTGAATGAGGTCTGGGTGGGTTTTCGGATAACAATTGGATCCTCTGTATTACAGCGGCTGCTAGCATAGAGTTGGCCTATGCTTAATTTTTTCAGATCACTTTTTGTTGATGCTGGATTGTGGTGTAGAGAGCCGGGGCAGTAGGTGTTTCAAGTTTGAGAACATGTGGCTGTAATAAGAGGGTTTTGATGAGCAAGTAAAAAGTTGGTGGGGGTCCTATAATTATTAGGGTTCTCCTAGTTATGTGTTAGcacaaaaattgaaagatttgaagaaatggaatgaggaggCCTTTGGCAATGTAGGGAAGCGGAAGAAGGAGA
This window encodes:
- the LOC132179102 gene encoding DNA repair RAD52-like protein 2, chloroplastic, producing the protein MAVQSITNPFLTKSVLPAISSSFSSTRNNSNELGVAKVGAQGRGINRGGRTDALGLVVCALDRSNGSKSGGNDGAKKGGVPNSNYVVPLDKSFTPTNSSCITRPLVEILRDLNKRIPDNIIETTPTPPHNDNTAATTFIPWYHANRMLSFYAPGWCGEIRDVIFSDNGSVTVVYRVTIRGSDGEAHRESTGTVSPSDGHIVDPVAAAEEIAFCRACARFGLGLYLYHRE